TAATGTTGAAATCTCATGCTGTTGAACATTTTACCTCTTAATATTCTGTAATGAACTCTTGCACACTTGAATCTAGCATGTTATATAGTTTGAGAGGTTGATTCTGGATATACAATGGTGACCAGAATTTCATCATGTTTCTGTCTGCCACCCATCCATAGCTCCATCTAATAAACGCCACTGCTTGAAACTTGCATTCATGTTTTCCTTTTCATGCTTACACTGACATATCAATACTTCATAAAATATCCAATTCATTCACAGATTTTCATTCTCTGCTACTGTTATATATGATTGCATTGCAGGGACATAGCAATGGAGTACGTAGAGCCTGTTGTTGGCATTGCAAATTGTCTCGGCACTCCTGTTTGCAAATATTTGCAATATCACAGGAAGCTGAACGACTATGTGAGAAACTTCAAGAGGATCAGAGAGGAATTGAATTGCAAAATGGAAGATATAGAGCTGCAATTGAAAGCAGAGCTTCTTCGTCCTCTGGGGAAGATACCAAAGAAGGGAGTTGAAAATTGGTTGAAAGATGTGAAAGAGATGATTAGGGAAGCACAAGCTGTTGAAAACAAAGTCAGTAACGGGAGATATCTCTGTCGTGCTTGCAACGGGAAGCTGGTTGATGAAAGGACTCGAgaaatgaaggaatttctttATAAGGCTCCTAATGCCTCTAAAGGTCTTGCCATAGATGGTCCAAGTGGTGGGTTGCCGCTGCTAACATCAGAACTAGTTGGAGAGGAAGCTGTCAGAAATGAGATTTGGGCATGTTTGATGCAGGAGGAGGTGAGCAAGATTGGAGTTTGGGGGATGGGCGGTGTGGGTAAAACCACTATCATGAAGCACATCCACAATGATCTTTTGAAAGAACAAAGATTCGAAAGGGTAATCTGGGTTACCATATCAAAGGAGTTCAATGTAATGAAGGTACAAGATAATATTGCAAGTGCGTTGAAGGCGAAGGAATATTTAGACAAAGAAGAGGACAAGGTTAGACGAGCAGCAATCTTGTCAGAAATGCTGAAGAACGCAGGAAAGCATGTTCTAATCCTAGATGATGTGTGGGATAAAATCTCTCTAGAGGAAGTTGGGATCCCCAAGGCAAGTGGCGGCAATGGCTGCAAGTTGGTGTTGACAACCCGTTCGGAGCATGTCTGTAAGTATATGGGTTGTAAGGTGATAAAAGTGAGGCCCCTTTCAGAAGAAGAGGCATTGATACTATTCTTGAGTAAAGTTGGACCTAACATAGTTCAATGTCCAACTATAATGCCAACTCTGAAGCTTGTTGTCAAGGAATGTGCGGGTCTACCTCTTACAATTGTCGTGGTAGCTGGTACCATGAAAGGAGAATATAACCCTCGTATTTGGAAAAATGCACTCAAAGATTTGAAAGAGAGAATAGGAAAAGTGGAAGGAGTGGAAGGTGAGGTAATCGAGCGCTTGAAATTCAGTTTCGATCACTTGAAAGATGAGAAAGTAAAAGATTGCTTCTTGTATTGTGCATTATATCCTGAAGATTATGAAATTCGTAAGGTTGAACTAATCGAGTGTTGGATTGCTGAGATATTCATAGACAAGATGGACACAAGACAAGAAATGGAAGATAAAGGCCTTACTATTTTGAAAAGGTTGGAAGATAACTGCTTGTTGGAAAATAATAGCACTCAATTTGGTTTACATGGTGTAAAGATGCATGATGCAGTGAGAGACATGGCATTGTCGATCACTGGAATGAATCCTCGATATATGATACAAGCAGGTTTGCAATTAGAAGAGTTACCGGAAAAGGAGCAATGGAGTCCGGATATTGAGAAAGTGTCACTTATGTATAACTCCATATCAGAAATTTCCATAGATGTGCTGCCCACAAAATGTCAACTGCTCACAACCTTGTTATTGCAGCATAACCCTATAAAGAAGATTCCATATTCTTTCTTCATAAACATGCCCTGTCTTTGTGTCCTAAATTTGTCCTATACAGAGATCGAGAGTTTACCAAATTCCATCTCTGAACTAAAGAACCTCACATCATTGTTGCTTTGTGATTGTGAAGAATTAAGAGATCTACCATGTCTTTCGATGCTTCAAGAATTGAAGAAGTTGGATCTAAGTTCGACTAAAATTGAGGAAGTCCCTGAAGGAATGGATATGCTGATAAAGCTAAGATATCTTGATCTTAGAGTGCACACTCTGAAAGAGATACCCGCTGGACTTTTACCAAAACTCGTTCACCTTCAGCACTTGGGTTTTTATGAGAACAATGAAAAAACAAGTCTAAAAGCAGAGGAGTTGGAACCATTGAAGAAGTTGGAGTGCTTTACCGGACGTTTCGAAGACATCAATGAATTCAATAAGTTCATCTCCTCAATGAAACAAAGtaagaaaaatctcatcaaaTACCATTTATAGGTGGGCTCATCTTTTATGCTTGCTACAAGAGATAAAACAGTAACAATTGGAGGAGTCCAGAATTGGGAAGGTGAGTCAATTATGCACCCAATTGAAATTCAACAGTTGAATATTTCAAGTTGCAACTATTTGAGAAACTTAGTCGATGATAATTCTTCCTTCAAAAAAGTGATTGGCTTGAGGGTTTGGGTTTGTGAAGGGATAGAGTGTGTTGTTTCCCTGTCCTCTTTTGCCTCTTCTTCCACTCATCCATTTCAAAGCCTTGAGGTGTTAGATCTTGGAGATCTGCCAAAGTTGAGTGCCCTTATTATGAAAGATGCAGGAATTGGTTTAGCAACAACATCAACATCGGCTCCATCTGCCACCTTTTCCCATCTTAAGGAAATTAGGATATACAAATGCTCAGGTGTGAAGACGTTGCTTCCACATTGGTTGCTTCCAAACCTCCAAAGCCTGGAAGAAATACATGTGGGTGCTTGTAGTCAGCTAGTAGAAATATTGGGAGCAGCAACATCAAAAGTTGAAGAAAAAGGGAGTGATGCATTAATCAAATTCCATCTTTCCAAATTGAGAGTATTGAGACTAAATAAGTTACCAAATTTGAAGAGCATATGCAGCAAAAGTGGAGTGATGGTTTGTGATTCACTCCAAGTTATCAAAGTTTTTGGAGATTGTGATAAACTGAAGAGAATTCCTCCATTTGTTCCCCTTGTTGGCAATGGGCAGCCATTTGCATATGCTCCACCTTCTCTTACCATCACGTCAGACACAGAATGGTGGGAATCGTTGGAGTGGGATGACCatccaaactttaaaaatgttCTTCAACCCCTTTGGAAGCTTTTAAGGTATCAaccatttatattttagtttattcgatttattttataaatctaatttctccattttaatACCATTTCATTAATCCAACTTATCCAAGTTATCCAACTTATCCAAGATGCTGGAGACTGTTATAAACTGAAGAGAATTCCTCCATTTGTTCCCCTTGTTGGCAATGGGCAGCCATTTGCATATGCTCCACCTTCTCTTACCATCGGGTCAGAGACAGAATGGTGGGAATGGTTGGAGTGAGATGACCATCCGAACTTTAAAAATGTTCTACAACCCCTTTGGAAGCTTTGAAGGTATATGAACCAttatagtttagtttattttatttattttataaatctaaTTCCTCCATTTTAATACCATttcatgttatattttatttttgtttgaagaTGATGTGGCCTCCATTGGTGCGAAAGAAGTAGAAGAGAGTAGCAGGGCGGAGGATGGTGCAAAAGAGAGGATAAAAAATGTGGGAATAAAAGGAATGATGGATGAGGAATTGAGCAGCCACCATAATAATTGACTCCTTTTCCATtgaatcaaatattattatgttctattatttaaaaatctttatatgTTCTTAAACAGAGATgttgcttttaaaattatttgtctgtaaaattattaaacttattattCTTCTATCAATCATTTATGCATTTTTTACTAATgattctaataaaaattttaacattcaaaagcatataagttgaaataattttttcaattttaaaatatgcaaCTTAAAAAGTACtccattattttcttaaaataatatcaaataaaataaaatttagtttaaatatcattatttcttctttcaacAATCATtctattctaaaataaaaataaaataaaataaacaaaaaactttattatataatttaatcagtTAAATTTAATccgttaaaataaataaaaagtaagacTTGATGAaacactatatatataatttaatcagttaaattttattattaattttgtattacgttgtgtatttaattttatattttaatttgattattttaattttaatttttaaattttaaaatttcatgtggtaataattaaatttattaagttaaattatactATTTCTAAAAGGGTTAATGCActatttacccttaaaattgtACTCAATTATCACTTTGATACTTAAAGAATTTTTGTACCAATTTTGTACACGGAGTTTCTAACTATGAATCACTTTGCCTTACCATTAACGCATTAAAAAAGATGATGTGGCGTGCTCTCAGATATCACGTGATTCAAttcttattttctcaaaataaattctaaaaaatgagaacaataaaataataataataataataattgagaattttctcaattttttaaaaataaaaat
This sequence is a window from Gossypium raimondii isolate GPD5lz chromosome 5, ASM2569854v1, whole genome shotgun sequence. Protein-coding genes within it:
- the LOC105766492 gene encoding probable disease resistance protein At4g27220, coding for MEYVEPVVGIANCLGTPVCKYLQYHRKLNDYVRNFKRIREELNCKMEDIELQLKAELLRPLGKIPKKGVENWLKDVKEMIREAQAVENKVSNGRYLCRACNGKLVDERTREMKEFLYKAPNASKGLAIDGPSGGLPLLTSELVGEEAVRNEIWACLMQEEVSKIGVWGMGGVGKTTIMKHIHNDLLKEQRFERVIWVTISKEFNVMKVQDNIASALKAKEYLDKEEDKVRRAAILSEMLKNAGKHVLILDDVWDKISLEEVGIPKASGGNGCKLVLTTRSEHVCKYMGCKVIKVRPLSEEEALILFLSKVGPNIVQCPTIMPTLKLVVKECAGLPLTIVVVAGTMKGEYNPRIWKNALKDLKERIGKVEGVEGEVIERLKFSFDHLKDEKVKDCFLYCALYPEDYEIRKVELIECWIAEIFIDKMDTRQEMEDKGLTILKRLEDNCLLENNSTQFGLHGVKMHDAVRDMALSITGMNPRYMIQAGLQLEELPEKEQWSPDIEKVSLMYNSISEISIDVLPTKCQLLTTLLLQHNPIKKIPYSFFINMPCLCVLNLSYTEIESLPNSISELKNLTSLLLCDCEELRDLPCLSMLQELKKLDLSSTKIEEVPEGMDMLIKLRYLDLRVHTLKEIPAGLLPKLVHLQHLGFYENNEKTSLKAEELEPLKKLECFTGRFEDINEFNKFISSMKQSKKNLIKYHL